CGGGCGCCGCCGCAGGCGCCAATGAGCGGCAGCGCGGCGACGGATGCAAGCGCAGCCAGCATCTCCCTGCGCGTGAGGAGGCCGGAGACGTTCGGGGTGTTCGGCATCGACGGTGGCTCGGTGTTCGTTGTGAGGGGCGGCACGGCCGGGTTCGCTCAGGGCATGCGACCGGCGCGGCCGGAAGATACGTGCCCGTACGCGGCTACCGGTTCCGCTCGATCTTCTCCTTCGCTTTGCCCTTTGCCATCTCGTCGATCATAATGGCGAGGCAGCGTATCTCCCGCAGGGGCTTCATTCCAACCCTCATTCTTTCTGAGGACTCATGGCGATCGTGGTTCGGCCGGCGACCGTGTTCGAAGACGTCGCGACGATGGTGGGCCCCAAGCGGCCGGACGCGAACGTCTGCTGGTGCCTCAGCTACCGCATCCCGTCGAAGGAGAACGTCGCGCTCAAGGGCCCGGCGCGCGGCGAGCGGGTGGCCGCGCTCATGGAGCAGGGGCCCATCGGGGTCCTGGCCTACGACGGCGAAGAGGTGGTGGGGTGGGCGGCGGTCGCGCCGCGCCGCGAGACGACGTTCGCGAACAGCCGCACGATCCCGCATGTCGGCGGCACGGATGGCGACGTGTGGGCGGTCTGGTGCATCCGCGTGCGTCCGGGGCACCGGGGGCGCGGGATCTCCCATCCCCTGCTGCAGGGCGCGGTCGAGTTCGCGCGGTCACAGGGGGCGGCCGCCATCGAGGGATACCCGGTCGACAACG
Above is a genomic segment from Longimicrobium sp. containing:
- a CDS encoding GNAT family N-acetyltransferase, whose product is MAIVVRPATVFEDVATMVGPKRPDANVCWCLSYRIPSKENVALKGPARGERVAALMEQGPIGVLAYDGEEVVGWAAVAPRRETTFANSRTIPHVGGTDGDVWAVWCIRVRPGHRGRGISHPLLQGAVEFARSQGAAAIEGYPVDNEGAKVDLTMAYVGTRGLFEKAGFRKVADTSSVLNGFPRVLMRLELR